A genomic window from Glycine max cultivar Williams 82 chromosome 17, Glycine_max_v4.0, whole genome shotgun sequence includes:
- the LOC100788406 gene encoding spermidine synthase 2, with translation MAKETSVVSQYPSKLQVQGENFDHQNLVISAADNGRKESNGASKDTSLALPGWYADVSWPGEAHIYKMEKIIFQGKSEFQELLVFESSRHGKVAILDGCIQLTENDEFAYQEMLTHLALCSIPNPKKVLLVGGGDGGILREISRHSSVEHIDICEIDKMVIDAYKKFFPDIAVGYEDPRVHVHIRDGIAFTNSVPEGTYDVIIVDAFQPMGPIAEVLADNCFLESVAKALRPGGVLSAPADSLWHKNFVVADTIANCKKIFKGSVNYAWTTVPTYASGVIGFMLCSTEGPPVNFKHPINKLNPEKNGVAKGPPKFYNPEIHAAAFCLPSFVDKVVDPIRY, from the exons ATGGCCAAAGAGACTAGTGTTGTTTCTCAATATCCCAGCAAATTACAAGTGCAGGGTGAAAATTTTGATCATCAAAACCTTGTAATATCAGCAGCTGATAATGGAAGGAAGGAGAGTAATGGAGCATCTAAAGACACATCTCTTGCACTTCCTGGGTGGTACGCTGATGTATCCTGGCCGG GAGAAGCACACATATATAAAATGGAAAAGATCATATTCCAAGGGAAATCAGAATTCCAAGAGCTTCTTGTATTTGAG TCATCTAGACATGGCAAGGTTGCAATTCTTGATGGGTGTATCCAGCTGACAGAGAATGATGAATTTGCTTACCAAGAGATGCTCACTCACCTTGCACTCTGTTCAATTCCAAATCCAAAGAAG GTGCTGCTTGTTGGAGGGGGAGATGGTGGAATTCTTAGGGAAATATCACGCCATTCTTCTGTTGAGCATATTGATATATGCGAAATAGACAAAATGGTCATTGAT GCTTATAAGAAGTTTTTCCCAGATATAGCTGTTGGTTACGAGGATCCCCGAGTGCATGTTCATATCAGAGATG GAATTGCGTTCACCAATTCTGTTCCTGAGGGCACTTATGATGTCATTATAGTGGATGCTTTTCAACCAATGG GACCTATTGCGGAAGTTCTTGCAGATAACTGCTTCTTAGAATCAGTAGCAAAGGCTCTTCGACCCGGTGGAGTGTTGTCTGCTCCAGCAGACAGCTTGTGGCATAAGAACTTTGTGGTTGCAGACACCATAGCAAATTGCAAGAAGATATTCAAAGGCTCCGTTAACTATGCTTGGACCACAGTTCCTACATATGCAAG TGGGGTGATTGGATTCATGCTCTGCTCTACGGAGGGTCCCCCAGTGAACTTCAAACAtccaataaataaattgaatccaGAGAAAAATGGGGTGGCAAAGGGACCTCCTAAGTTTTATAACCCAGAG ATCCATGCTGCTGCATTCTGTCTGCCTTCTTTTGTGGACAAGGTTGTTGATCCAATAAGATATTGA
- the LOC100789102 gene encoding uncharacterized protein isoform X1 yields the protein MPGPGPHLMYAMGSGLCLTSISNGRFGPHHTLFYTINAFFGPDVGSFTEWLGSLFGGSAHALGSSLEDLIHHPFFYILLLGLPLSFLYSRISSYLLHTQLLDSVSRVPLTRMQCFLLISAGSFTHFFLDHLFEKWLQRSLSKALLIMSYIMPSNKAYPTPMSLQPCWGASFIRFSNILLFINQENGKTTTYTWILSTGWWQSRAPVNPDAVVVVVFLCACLIGGFFYLNRANASNSMMKKSYQSMLLVMSIACLYCLWCAIQIYWISPPRPAVGEEADLGVLVFLAIYFFLPYGLCIMSMSPKDHDPNQIPL from the exons ATGCCAGGTCCTGGTCCTCACCTCATGTATGCCATGGGTTCTGGTTTGTGTCTCACAAGCATCAGCAATGGAAGGTTCGGTCCCCACCACACACTCTTCTACACCATCAACGCCTTCTTTGGCCCTGATGTTGGTTCCTTCACGGAGTGGCTTGGTTCACTCTTTGGTGGTTCTGCTCATGCTTTGGGATCTTCCCTTGAAGATCTCATTCACCATCCCTTCTTCTACATCCTTCTTTTAGGACttcctctctcttttctctATTCTCGGATATCCTCCTATCTTCTCCACACGCAGCTTCTTGATTCTGTCTCCAGA GTGCCCCTTACGAGGATGCAATGCTTTTTATTGATTTCAGCTGGCTCTTTTACCCACTTCTTTCTTGATCATCTGTTTGAG AAGTGGTTAcagagaagtttatccaaagcCCTGTTAATCATGTCCTACATTATGCCAAGCAACAAAGCATATCCTACACCCATGTCGCTGCAACCTTGCTGGGGAGCCAGTTTTATTAG ATTCAGCAACATTCTATTATTCATTAATCAG GAGAATGGGAAAACAACCACGTACACATGGATTTTGAGCACTGGCTGGTGGCAAAGTAGAGCACCAGTTAACCCAGATGCTGTTGTTGTAGTTGTCTTTTTATGTGCTTGCTTAATTGGTGGCTTTTTTTACCTCAAcag AGCAAATGCCTCAAACTCCATGATGAAAAAGTCATATCAATCAATGCTTCTTGTGATGTCCATAGCTTGTTTATACTGCTTATGGTGTGCGATTCAGATATACTGGATCAGTCCTCCTCGTCCAGCCGTTGGTGAAGAGGCCGATCTTGGTGTTCTCGTATTCTTAGCTATATACTTTTTCCTACCTTATGGTTTGTGTATAATGTCCATGTCCCCAAAAGATCATGATCCTAATCAGATTCCTCTTTAG
- the LOC100789102 gene encoding uncharacterized protein isoform X2, whose product MPGPGPHLMYAMGSGLCLTSISNGRFGPHHTLFYTINAFFGPDVGSFTEWLGSLFGGSAHALGSSLEDLIHHPFFYILLLGLPLSFLYSRISSYLLHTQLLDSVSRVPLTRMQCFLLISAGSFTHFFLDHLFEENGKTTTYTWILSTGWWQSRAPVNPDAVVVVVFLCACLIGGFFYLNRANASNSMMKKSYQSMLLVMSIACLYCLWCAIQIYWISPPRPAVGEEADLGVLVFLAIYFFLPYGLCIMSMSPKDHDPNQIPL is encoded by the exons ATGCCAGGTCCTGGTCCTCACCTCATGTATGCCATGGGTTCTGGTTTGTGTCTCACAAGCATCAGCAATGGAAGGTTCGGTCCCCACCACACACTCTTCTACACCATCAACGCCTTCTTTGGCCCTGATGTTGGTTCCTTCACGGAGTGGCTTGGTTCACTCTTTGGTGGTTCTGCTCATGCTTTGGGATCTTCCCTTGAAGATCTCATTCACCATCCCTTCTTCTACATCCTTCTTTTAGGACttcctctctcttttctctATTCTCGGATATCCTCCTATCTTCTCCACACGCAGCTTCTTGATTCTGTCTCCAGA GTGCCCCTTACGAGGATGCAATGCTTTTTATTGATTTCAGCTGGCTCTTTTACCCACTTCTTTCTTGATCATCTGTTTGAG GAGAATGGGAAAACAACCACGTACACATGGATTTTGAGCACTGGCTGGTGGCAAAGTAGAGCACCAGTTAACCCAGATGCTGTTGTTGTAGTTGTCTTTTTATGTGCTTGCTTAATTGGTGGCTTTTTTTACCTCAAcag AGCAAATGCCTCAAACTCCATGATGAAAAAGTCATATCAATCAATGCTTCTTGTGATGTCCATAGCTTGTTTATACTGCTTATGGTGTGCGATTCAGATATACTGGATCAGTCCTCCTCGTCCAGCCGTTGGTGAAGAGGCCGATCTTGGTGTTCTCGTATTCTTAGCTATATACTTTTTCCTACCTTATGGTTTGTGTATAATGTCCATGTCCCCAAAAGATCATGATCCTAATCAGATTCCTCTTTAG
- the LOC100527745 gene encoding Protein NUCLEAR FUSION DEFECTIVE 2 precursor (The RefSeq protein has 1 substitution compared to this genomic sequence) translates to MRSSSIRSFTIFTLFLIAILPHGHATTPTSKLRLKPLSSPFSTALETLQKQLGYTFKSIDLLRRAVTHASFSEENNKAFAILGASVIETSVSFHLLSRDVDLSSKELNRRLSQITNVDSSCAVDGTRLGLHKVVRVSPKTNSSAPAVVCGAFRAIFGAVAIDTGKSDDAGNVFWNLHGGGDLGVAVAL, encoded by the exons ATGCGATCCTCAAGCATTCGCAGCTTCACCATCTTCACCCTCTTTCTCATTGCGATCCTCCCCCAC GGACACGCAACAACTCCAACCTCCAAACTTCGCCTCAAAcctctctcttctcccttttcaaccGCCCTCGAAACCCTCCAGAAACAACTCGG GTACACCTTCAAGAGCATCGATCTTCTTCGTCGCGCCATGACACACGCTTCCTTCTCCGAAGAAAACAACAAAGCTTTCGCCATTCTCGGCGCCAGCGTCATCGAAACCTCCGTCTCTTTCCATCTGCTCTCCAGAGACGTTGATCTTTCTTCCAAAGAGCTGAACCGTCGATTGTCCCAAATCACCAACGTCGATTCCTCCTGCGCCGTCGACGGAACGCGATTAGGGTTGCACAAGGTGGTTCGCGTCTCGCCCAAGACAAATTCCTCCGCCCCCGCCGTCGTTTGCGGCGCCTTCCGAGCAATCTTTGGCGCTGTTGCTATTGACACCGGCAAGTCCGATGACGCAGGCAACGTTTTCTGGAACCTTCATGGCGGTGGTGACCTAGGAGTTGCCGTGGCTCTTTGA
- the LOC100790161 gene encoding uncharacterized protein: protein MSIELDSESIPTPTAQAQDRSNSRCALLFSYSCLGPRRRSSWWERVRSHSHSTPASTGDRWWSRGLRALKKLREWSEIVAGPKWKTFIRRFNRNRPNKRIPTYQYDPFSYALNFDEGPNGDFNDDDDAALRNFSTRYAAANNVKSLSPKARDTDDAVLVLIRNENEEPPCQKS from the exons ATGTCCATCGAGCTAGATTCTGAATCCATTCCCACACCCACGGCCCAAGCCCAAGACCGATCCAACTCCCGCTGCGCACTGCTATTTTCCTACAGCTGCCTCGGCCCACGGCGTCGTTCCTCATGGTGGGAGCGTGTCCGCTCCCACTCCCACTCCACTCCAGCCTCAACCGGTGACCGGTGGTGGTCGCGTGGGCTCAGGGCGCTGAAGAAGCTTCGCGAGTGGTCGGAGATCGTAGCGGGGCCCAAGTGGAAGACCTTCATCCGTAGGTTCAACCGCAACCGCCCCAACAAACGCATACCCACATACCAGTATGACCCCTTCAGTTACGCCCTCAACTTTGACGAGGGGCCTAATGGGGATTTCAACGACGACGACGATGCAGCGCTTCGTAATTTCTCCACGCGCTACGCTGCCGCGAACAACGTGAAATCGCTTTCCCCCAAGGCACGTGACACCGACGACGCTGTTTTGGT ATTGATAAGAAATGAAAACGAGGAGCCTCCCTGCCAAAAGAGTTAG
- the LOC100789458 gene encoding RNA-dependent RNA polymerase 2, whose amino-acid sequence MGTTTTPLSHTVRVSNIPQSATAKDLLDFLESTLGSSTVFALEIFSDNPNWKSRGFGRVQFETLDARSRALSLSQLNQLLFNRHFLRLSETDSDIIFRPQHRLQNGVLYAGFMLSDHRMSVLESWEGIAGWVLPQRKRLDFWVWHNGDCYRLEFLFEDILESHGYCLGEDARLNALLLKMKFGPRIYKKKTGTDVAANFRGDRYRFLKEDFEFLWVRTTDFSPLKSIGHSTSFCWEIVEEHLASDVFTSFPLYKENLRDLALEDREELCSLTEAVPLVKHATQSKLPYEAVFQLNSLVHTQKISLASVDDELIDLLADLDEETRAVVFQKLHKMSFTCYEPLKFVKTQLHVLSNKKKGLLQSPQNRLTDSNIMSCHRALITPTKIYCLGPELETSNHVVKHFASLASDFMRITFVEENWNKLPTNAVSTGVQKGIFSKPLKTEIYKRILTILRDGIVIGSKRFEFLAFSASQLRSNSVWLFASNDNLKAADIREWMGCFNNIRSVSKCAARMGQLFSSSMQTFEVASEDVEMIPDIEVTSDGVSYCFSDGIGKISQCFARQVAQKLNLDHTPSAFQIRYGGFKGVIAIDRHSFRKLSLRSSMLKFESNNRMLCVTKWSESMPCFLNREIISLLTTLGVKDEVLLAMQQDQLDLLGRMLTDSKAALDVLESLNGADSKSILVKMLHEFNEPNSEPYLSMMLKAYYAYQLSDLKSRCRIFVPKGRVLVGCLDETGLLNYGQVFVRITVAKTRENFGDENLRKVDGDDSTRIIVGKVVVTKNPCLHPGDIRVLDAIYSKELEENGLRDCLVFPQKGHRPHPNECSGGDLDGDLFFLSWDKDLIPCQTEAPMDYTGRRPRIMDHKVTLEEIQQFFVDYMINDTLGAISTAHLVHADREQDKAKSRKCLELAELHSMAVDFAKTGAPAAMPRVLKPREFPDFMERVDKPMYISKGVLGKLYHAIIESQMQIRYSFVWSEKHAEEAYDRSLEVNGFEAFLETASTHKEMYAEKMSSLMDFYGAETEDEMLLGNVQNRASYLQRDNRRYGDMKDRILLSVKNLQREAKEWFETSCQPREYKPMASAWYHVTYHRSHYCQESPCFLSFPWIVGDILLQIRSVNSFVNR is encoded by the exons ATGGGGACGACAACGACACCCCTTTCCCACACGGTTCGCGTGTCCAACATCCCCCAATCCGCGACCGCGAAGGACCTCCTCGACTTCCTCGAATCGACGTTGGGTTCCTCCACGGTGTTCGCCCTCGAAATCTTCTCCGACAACCCCAACTGGAAGTCCCGCGGCTTCGGGCGCGTCCAGTTCGAGACCCTCGACGCCAGGTCCCGCGCCCTCTCGCTCTCCCAACTCAACCAGCTCCTCTTCAACCGCCACTTCCTCCGCCTCTCCGAAACCGACTCCGACATCATCTTCCGCCCCCAACACCGCCTCCAAAACGGCGTCCTCTACGCCGGCTTCATGCTATCCGACCACCGCATGAGCGTCCTCGAATCGTGGGAGGGCATTGCGGGGTGGGTCCTGCCCCAAAGGAAGAGACTTGACTTCTGGGTGTGGCATAATGGTGACTGTTACAGACTCGAGTTTTTGTTTGAGGATATTTTGGAGTCTCATGGCTATTGTTTGGGAGAAGATGCCAGACTCAATGCCCTTCTCTTGAAG atgAAATTTGGGCCAAGGATTTATAAGAAAAAGACAGGGACAGATGTGGCAGCCAATTTTAGGGGTGATAGATACCGTTTTCTGAAGGAGGATTTTGAATTTCTTTGGGTGCGGACTACTGACTTCTCGCCTCTCAAGTCAATTGGGCACTCTACTTCGTTTTGTTGGGAAATTGTGGAGGAACATTTAGCTTCGGATGTTTTTACAAGTTTCCCACTCTACAAGGAAAATTTGAGAGATCTGGCTCTGGAAGACAGAGAAGAACTCTGTTCTTTGACAGAAGCAGTTCCGCTTGTAAAACATGCTACGCAATCCAAGTTACCTTATGAGGCTGTTTTCCAGCTGAATTCTCTTGTTCATACCCAGAAAATAAGTCTTGCTTCGGTGGATGATGAATTGATTGACTTGTTAGCAGACTTAGATGAAGAAACTAGAGCTGTGGTTTTTCAGAAATTGCACAAGATGAGCTTCACTTGTTATGAGCCTCTCAAATTTGTCAAGACTCAATTGCATGTGCTGAGTAACAAGAAAAAAGGTCTGCTGCAATCGCCGCAGAATAGGCTGACAGATAGTAATATTATGAGCTGTCATAGAGCCTTGATTACCCCGACAAAGATTTATTGCCTTGGTCCCGAGCTTGAAACCTCAAATCATGTGGTAAAGCACTTTGCTTCACTTGCATCAGACTTCATGAGGATTACCTTTGTTGAAGAGAATTGGAATAAGCTTCCAACTAATGCAGTATCAACTGGTGTGCAAAAGGGAATCTTTTCAAAGCCTTTGAAAACTGAAATATATAAGCGGATATTGACTATTCTTCGAGATGGGATCGTAATTGGCTCAAAGAGATTTGAGTTCCTGGCCTTCTCTGCTAGTCAGCTGCGATCAAATTCTGTTTGGTTATTTGCTTCTAATGACAATCTGAAAGCAGCAGATATCAGAGAATGGATGGGATGCTTCAACAATATTCGCAGTGTTTCTAAATGTGCAGCGAGGATGGGTCAGTTGTTCAGTTCTTCCATGCAAACTTTTGAAGTGGCCTCTGAAGATGTGGAGATGATTCCAGATATTGAAGTTACTTCTGATGGTGTAAGCTACTGTTTCTCAGATGGTATTGGAAAAATTTCCCAATGTTTTGCTAGGCAAGTTGCTCAAAAGCTAAACTTGGATCATACTCCATCAGCATTTCAAATTCGGTATGGAGGATTTAAAGGTGTCATTGCCATTGATCGCCATTCCTTTAGGAAGTTATCATTGCGTAGCAGCATGCTTAAGTTTGAATCCAATAATAGGATGCTTTGTGTCACTAAATGGAGTGAGTCAATGCCTTGCTTTCTCAATCGAGAGATTATATCCCTGTTGACTACGTTAGGAGTAAAAGATGAGGTACTTTTGGCAATGCAACAGGACCAATTGGATTTGTTAGGAAGGATGTTGACTGATAGTAAAGCAGCTTTGGATGTTTTGGAAAGTTTAAACGGAGCTGATTCAAAGAGCATTCTAGTGAAGATGTTGCATGAATTTAATGAGCCAAACAGTGAGCCTTACCTATCGATGATGCTTAAGGCTTATTATGCATACCAATTATCTGACTTGAAAAGTAGATGCCGAATATTTGTTCCCAAGGGTCGGGTCTTGGTAGGTTGCTTGGATGAAACTGGTCTTTTGAATTATGGCCAAGTATTTGTCCGCATAACCGTGGCAAAAACTAGGGAAAATTTTGGAGATGAAAACCTAAGGAAAGTGGATGGGGATGATAGCACACGTATAATAGTGGGAAAGGTGGTGGTCACAAAAAATCCTTGTCTTCACCCAGGAGACATCAGAGTCCTTGATGCTATCTACAGTAAAGAATTAGAGGAAAACGGTTTGAGGGATTGCCTTGTATTTCCACAAAAAGGACATAG GCCTCATCCAAATGAATGCTCTGGAGGTGATCTTGATGGAGATTTGTTTTTCTTAAGTTGGGACAAAGATCTAATCCCATGTCAAACTGAGGCTCCAATGGACTATACAGGAAGGAGGCCTCGTATAATGGACCATAAGGTGACCCTAGAG GAAATCCAACAATTCTTTGTTGATTACATGATCAATGATACTTTGGGTGCTATCTCTACTGCACATCTCGTTCATGCTGACCGTGAACAAGATAAGGCCAAGAGTAGAAAATGTCTGGAATTGGCAGAGCTTCATTCCATGGCTGTTGACTTTGCAAAGACTGGAGCACCTGCTGCAATGCCTAGAGTTCTGAAACCAAGAGAGTTTCCAGATTTCATGGAGAGAGTTGACAAGCCTATGTACATCTCCAAGGGGGTACTGGGAAAACTTTATCATGCCATAATTGAGTCACAAATGCAAATAAGATATAGCTTTGTGTGGTCAGAGAAGCATGCTGAAGAAGCATATGATCGTAGCCTTGAAGTGAATGGTTTTGAGGCCTTCCTTGAGACAGCATCAACTCACAAAGAAATGTATGCAGAGAAGATGAGCAGTTTAATGGACTTTTATGGTGCAGAGACCGAGGATGAAATGCTACTTGGTAACGTGCAAAACCGTGCTTCATATTTGCAGCGTGATAACAGGAGATATGGTGATATGAAGGATCGGATTCTGCTCTCAGTGAAGAATCTTCAGCGTGAAGCTAAAGAATGGTTTGAAACTAGTTGCCAACCGCGTGAATATAAGCCTATGGCATCTGCATGGTATCATGTGACCTATCACCGCAGCCATTATTGCCAGGAAAGCCCATGTTTTCTAAGCTTTCCATGGATAGTTGGTGACATTTTGCTGCAAATAAGGTCTGTGAACTCCTTTGTTAACAGATGA
- the LOC100789990 gene encoding RING-H2 finger protein ATL47 — MRSINGNLKYSSYYPQSPNDVNMSSSNNKEATTASSLSRISPLILLVIIVLAVIFFVYGLVHLILWFFMKRPLSPSSLYNSNRFHEYSTRSRVLLQRQLQQLFRLHDSGLDQAVIDALPVFCYQDLLGSKEPFDCAVCLCEFSEDDKLRLLPMCTHAFHMNCLDTWLLSNSTCPLCRASLSEYMENQNPMFNVGNSSSLVLPNRFRVEEENNGCSDSQRVFSVRLGKFRNGEVGGDGGCSLSERRCYSMGSYRYVVRDLNLQVVLSHSQSQDDDDDVLENGNVEGKRIGDSTKGESFSVSKIWLWSKKTRFHGSNAPFP; from the coding sequence ATGCGCAGCATTAATGGAAACTTGAAGTACTCATCATATTATCCTCAATCTCCCAACGACGTTAACATGAGCAGCAGCAACAATAAAGAAGCAACAACGGCATCATCTCTCAGCAGAATCAGTCCACTCATTCTACTAGTCATAATAGTTCTAGCAGTTATCTTCTTCGTCTACGGGCTCGTCCATTTGATTCTATGGTTTTTCATGAAAAGACCATTATCACCTTCATCTCTCTACAACTCCAACAGGTTCCACGAATACTCCACGCGCTCCCGTGTTCTTCTCCAAAGGCAGCTTCAGCAACTCTTCCGCTTGCACGATTCGGGTCTCGACCAAGCCGTCATAGACGCTTTACCCGTTTTCTGTTACCAGGACTTGTTGGGGTCGAAGGAACCGTTCGATTGTGCCGTGTGTTTGTGCGAGTTCTCCGAGGACGACAAGCTGAGGTTGCTTCCTATGTGCACGCACGCCTTCCACATGAACTGTCTTGACACGTGGCTTCTCTCCAATTCCACGTGTCCTCTTTGCAGGGCGTCTCTTTCCGAGTACATGGAGAATCAGAATCCAATGTTTAATGTTGGCAATTCCAGTTCTTTGGTTTTGCCAAATAGATTCAGGGTTGAAGAAGAGAATAATGGGTGTTCAGATAGTCAAAGGGTGTTTTCTGTGAGGCTTGGAAAATTCAGAAATGGAGAGGTGGGAGGGGACGGTGGTTGTAGTTTGAGTGAGAGGAGATGCTACTCTATGGGTTCGTATCGGTATGTGGTTCGTGATTTGAATTTGCAAGTCGTGTTATCTCATTCTCAATctcaagatgatgatgatgatgttttggAAAATGGGAATGTGGAGGGGAAGAGGATAGGGGACTCAACCAAAGGTGAGAGCTTCTCTGTTTCCAAGATATGGCTTTGGTCCAAGAAGACCAGATTTCATGGTTCTAATGCACCTTTCCCTTGA